A stretch of DNA from Lysinibacillus sp. B2A1:
TTGCATTGGAACGTGAGGATTTAAGCGAGGGTGTAATAGAAATTATTTTTAAAAAAGCGAAACAGTTGAGTGGTGAAACTTTATGATTTTAGTTGTTGGCGGTGCTGGATATATTGGTAGTCATTTTGTAAAGGAATTAGTAAAGGACTATGATGTAGTTGTACTTGATAATTTAAGTACGGGTCACCGTTGGGCAGTTGATGCAAAGGCTATTTTTATACAAGGTGATTTAGGAGATTCAACAATTGTTCAACGAATATTTGATACATATAAAATTGAAGCGGTTATACATTTTGCAGCCTTTAGCTTAGTAGCTGAATCTGTGATTGATCCTATGAAATACTATGAGAATAATGTAGCAGCCACATTGAATTTGTTAAAAGGCATGAAGCGTAATGAAATTAATAAATTTATTTTCTCTTCTACCGCTGCTACGTATGGTATGCCAACTGTTGATTTCATTGATGAAAAGACACCTACTAATCCTATTAACCCGTATGGTCAGTCAAAGTTAATGGTTGAGCAAATGCTGGCAGATTTTGCACAAAGCTACCAGATGAAATATGTTGTATTGCGTTATTTTAATGCTGCTGGAGCACATGAGACAGCTGACATTGGTGAAAGTCATAATCCAGAAACGCATTTAATCCCCATCATTCTTCAGCATTTAGGAGGACAACGAGACTCCATTTCAGTGTTTGGTACTGACTATGAGACACCTGATGGTACTTGTATTCGGGATTATATTCATGTCACTGATTTAGCTAAGGCACATTTATTAGCTTTAGAGGCATTATTAAGTTCTTCTATTGAAACAGCCACATATAATTTAGGTAATGGCAATGGTTATTCAGTAAAGCAAATCATTGAAACATGTGAGCTGGTAACAGGAAAAAAAGCCAATGTACAATATGCTAAACGACGTGCTGGTGATCCTGCCAAGTTAGTTGCCAATGCCGGTAAGATTTATGCAGAATTAGGATGGAAGGCCCAATTGGACATTCAAGATATCATCAAAAGTGCATGGACTTGGCATAAAAGGCAATTCTAATTACCAACTCGACATGGTTCGGGTTGGTTTTCTTTTTTTTATATGTCATAATATACATATCAAAATTTACCTTAAGAAGTGAGGACTCTATGGTGTTTGCAGAAATTGTAAAAACAACATTGCTAAATTGTTCGCTAGATGATAATGATCTCATACAATATAAAAATCGCGTAAAAAATATCCATAACGCATTACCACACTATCCTTTAACAGGCTGGATCGAATCCCCCTTACAAAATCATGAGGGACTGCTTACCTCTATTGAACGTGTGGCAAGTGAAATACGAGCTTGTGCGGATGTCCTGGTTGTTGTAGGTGTTGGTGGTTCATTCTTAGGTGCACGTGCAATTCAGGAGGCGCTGATGCCTTATTTTGGGCTGGCTAAGGGTGGCATTGAGGTTGTCTATGTTGGCTTGAATATGAGCGGTGCATATATTAAAGAGCTTCTGGCTTATTTAGATACGAAACAAGTTTATGTCAATGTGATTTCGAAGTCAGGCGGTACAATGGAGCCGGCGTTGGCCTTTCGTGTAATGCGTTTATACATGGAGGAGCGTTATGGTGAGAAGGTAACGGAGCGTATTATTGTCACGACAGATGCAGAAAAAGGCATCTTAAAGGGGATAGCTGATAAGGCTGGGTATCGTCAATTTGTCATTCCTGCTGATGTGGGTGGGCGTTATTCTGTATTAACGCCTGTAGGTTTATTATCTGTGGCGGTAGCAGGTGTGGATATTCGTGCTTTAATGGATGGTGCACGTTATGCGGCAACAGAGTTAGCAGAAGAGGATTTGGGTCATAATGATGCCTACAAATATGCCGTAATGAGACATATGCTTTATGAGCAAGGCTATACCATTGAATTGCTTGCTTCCTTTGAGCCTGGACTCAATAAATTCCATGAATGGTGGAAGCAGCTTTTTGGTGAAAGTGAAGGGAAGGCGCATAAGGGACTTTATCCTTCTACTGTTAATTTCTCCACTGATTTACATGCCATTGGGCAGTTTATTCAGGAGGGGAGTCGTGTTATGTTTGAGACATTGTTACACTTCCATGAAATAGAGGGCGATTTAGCTGTACCATTTGATGCTCGCAATGAGGATGGCTTGAATTATTTGTCGACTCGTACTTTTAATGAAATTAATGCGATTTCTAAGCAAGGAACAGCCCTTGCACATGCAGAAGGGCAAGTGCCTGTTATTCAATTAGAATTGCCTAAGCTTGATGCTTATCATCTTGGGTATTTGATTTACTTCTTTATGAAGGCCTGCGCAATGAGTGCTTGCCTACTAGAGGTTAATCCATTTGATCAGCCTGGTGTGGAGGCCTATAAACGTAAAATGCTAGAGTTGTTGAAAGAAGAAAAGGTGATAAATAAATGAAGGATGTCCATGAATTATATAATTACTGGTTGGAGCAGTCTCTTCCTAGCTATTTAGCTGAGGAACTTTCCTCTATTGCAAGTGATGAACAAGCAGTCGAAGATCGTTTTTATCAATATGTGTCCTTTGGTACTGGTGGGATGCGTGGTGTTTTAGGAGCTGGAACGAATCGTATAAATGTCTATACGATTCGTCGTGTTGCTGAAGGGCTTGCTCGTTATATTGAATCGAACGGCGAGGCTGCAAAACAACGTGGTGTTGTTATTGCCTTTGATACACGTCATTTTTCGTATGAATTTGCCTGTGAGACTGCAAGGGTACTAGGAGCACATGGAATTCGCTCATATGTTTATAAGGAAGCAAGACCAACACCACAGCTATCCTTTACGGTTCGGAAATTAAATGCCTATGCAGGTGTGGTCATTACTGCCAGTCATAATCCGAAGCAATATAATGGGTTTAAAGTATATGGTGGAGATGGTGCACAGTTAACGCCACAATTTGCTGAAGCAATTATTGACTATATGAACGGAATTGAGGATATTTTTGCTATTCAAGTGAAGGAACTCCCGTTTTTAGAACAGCAAGAGCTCGTTACTTGGCTTGCAGGTGATTTGGATGATGCATATTTATCGAGTCTTTTAACCTTAAAGGAAAATCAAGATATTGCGTTGGATATGAAACTCGTTTATACACCATTGCACGGTGCTGGCTTGGTGCCCGTTAGTGAAGGATTGCGCGCATTTGGTTTTCAAGAGGTACATATTGTAGAGCAGCAAGCTGTGCAGGATGGTGATTTTCCTACAGTTTCATATCCTAACCCAGAGGAATCGAAAGCTTTTGAGTTAGCTATGAATCTTGGTGCGCAGGTTGGAGCGGATTTATTGCTAGCAACTGATCCAGATTCGGACCGTTTAGGTGTGGCTGTTAAAAGTGGAGAAAGTTATGAGCTGTTAACAGGCAACCAGCTTGGTGCTTTATTGCTTCATTATTTATTATCTACAAAGCAACAGCATGGAACACTGCCTAGCAATGGCGTTATGCTAAAAACAATTGTTACATCTGAATTAGGTACTCATATTGCTGAAAAATTTGGCGTAATGACAGTAAACACATTAACGGGCTTTAAATATATTGCTGAGAAGATTGCAGAATATGAGCAAACAGGTGATTATTCGTATGTATTTGGCTATGAAGAAAGCTATGGTTATTTAATAGAAACTTTTGTGCGTGATAAGGATGCTGTACAGGTTGCATTGAAGGTTGCAGAAATGGCTGCTTTTTATACCAAGAAAGGGCAAACTTTATTAGATGGTCTGCAAAGCTTATTTGAGCAATTTGGTACCTATCAGGAGGCACTGGTATCCCAAGTATTTGAAGGTAAAAATGGTCAGGAAGAGATGAAAGCTATTTTAAATAACCTTCGCCAAAACGCACCAACATCCATAGGTGGGATAGCGGTTAAACGTTTTGAGGATTATTTAACAGGTATTTCGACTTTAGCAGATGGCACTACTGAGAACATTACATTACCGAAAGAAAATGTGCTGAAGTATGTTTTAGAGGATAGCTCTTGGGTGGCTATTCGTCCATCTGGTACAGAGCCAAAATGTAAGTTTTATTTTGGTGTTGTTGGACAAACAGCAGAAGAGGCAAAAGATAAATTAAAGAGACTTCAGGCTACTTTTGCAGAGGTTGGAGCTTAATAAGTAAATATTGTATAGTTGATAAACGCCCCCGAAAATGGGAAGAGGGCGTTTATCTTTAATTTAATATTTGTAAAAGGTCGTAGTTTTTATATTTTTTATTACGCTTTGTGTAGTGGTCTGTAAAAATTAATTCTTTTTCAGTTAGAGAGTTTAGTGCCATGCGAGCAGTGTTGGCAGATAAATCTAATGCATCGGCTGCCTTAATCGCTGTTGTATTTGGGTCACGAAAAGTATATAACCACACTCTTCTTTCTGATTCTTTTTCGCATTTTTGCAGACCCGCTATAGCTAGTTTTTCGGCTAAATCTAATTTGGTATTTAGCTTTTGAGCCATGCGGTCACAGGCATTTAAAAAGAATAAAATCCAGCTAGCCCAATCAGGGATTTTTCCACGGACACCATTTAGTAAATCGTAGTAGCGCATTCGTTCTCTTTCTAGCTCTTCACTTACAAAGAAAATTGGCTTTGCTATAATTTCTGCTTGAATTAAATAAAGAACGATAATGATTCTTCCTAGACGACCATTGCCATCTAGAAAGGGGTGAATAGATTCGAATTGTGCATGGATAATAGCAGCTTTTAATAATGGGTTACTTTCCTCATTTAGAACCTCTTGCTCCGCATTTAAATGCTTTACAGAGAGCATTTTCCCGTATGGGTGACCATTTATAAAATATTCCCAGTTCTCCATAAACTCATCTATTTCATTAGCAGGAATAGGTATGTAGGATGCATCCTCTATTTTTTTTGTAGGTCCAATGAAATTTTGAATCTTACGGAATTTCCCACTCGCTTGATTCGTCCCTCTTCCACCATCCATTAAAGTTTCATTCAGCTTTTGGATGATATGAGTTGTTAAAGGATATCCTTGTTTAATGTAATCAAATCCTTCTAAAAGTGCCTTTTGATAGTTCATTACCTCGATGATTTCCCATCTAGGGTGCTGGTCGTCCTGTTCCTCTACTAAATCAGAGAAGGTTACCTGCGTTCCTTCGATTCTTGTGGATTGTACTGATTCACTTAAAGATAAGATACGGATTAAATTTTCTCCAACGATTGAATGATTAAATTTTTCATCTAGGCGACTGATTTTATTACTTACATCGGATAACTTTCTATAAATTTTTAAGGCTTCTTTGGTCTCAAGACCGACTGGAAGTGGTAATAAACCTTGAATTGCCATAAGTATCCCTCCTACTCTTCATGATATTATAACCTATTTAACTAAAAAAAAGTCATTTTTTGCGTTAATTTTCATTAAATAAAATGAAAGAGAAAATTTATATGATTTTTTTTGTTTGTAAAAGTGGGAAGTGTAAAAATTATATACTTCAGGATTTACTAAAGCTATATACAGATATGTATCCTTCAAAAGAGTTGTTTAATAAGGTATATTTTAAATAATGTTCCTGAAGAGAGGCAAAGATTATTGATGATTCTCTTACTGTTAAGGAAGTTACTCCCAAGCGGAGTAGGAATGTGGTGAGGGAATCTATTCAATCAATACAGACCGTTGAAGGAGTTGGGAAATTTTAATTAGAAAACTTGCAATTTGATAGTAGTGATGAAAAGTCAAAGAAGGAATGCTAAAAAAATATTTCATTGAACGAGCTAAAGCATCTTTATAGCATCCTTTTTTCGTCTCCGATTTGAGATGGCTACAAGGTTTTCTACAGACAATAAAAAACTCCATTCGTACAACCAAGTCAGGTCTGGTCAACCGACTTAGTGCGAAAGGAGCCTCCAAATGAATAATAAAAGTTTAGCACAAACAACATAGAATTATAAGTATAATATTGTGTTTGCTTAATTTTGCACATTACTGAAGCCGTTTTAATTCAGCTTCCTGTTGAATAGACCGCACTGATAATAGTTCGATAATGCGATGCTGGCTTTCTTGAATTGCCTCAAGTTTGTTCACTTTTTCATTTGTTTCTAAAACAGCTTGTTTGATTTGCTGCTGTTCAATTTCTATTATTTCAAGACGATTTTCTAGTGATACAAGACGATTCTCCACGGACTCAAGACGTTGATTGATTTTTTTTAGCTCGCTTAAAACTTCCTCCATTCCTTTCACCTCTCTTCTATTTAAGGGTATCTATTTTTTAATCTCTCTCTATAAAAGTAATCTCTCTAATTATAACATAGAAAACAAGCTTACAAGTATCACCA
This window harbors:
- a CDS encoding phosphoglucomutase — its product is MKDVHELYNYWLEQSLPSYLAEELSSIASDEQAVEDRFYQYVSFGTGGMRGVLGAGTNRINVYTIRRVAEGLARYIESNGEAAKQRGVVIAFDTRHFSYEFACETARVLGAHGIRSYVYKEARPTPQLSFTVRKLNAYAGVVITASHNPKQYNGFKVYGGDGAQLTPQFAEAIIDYMNGIEDIFAIQVKELPFLEQQELVTWLAGDLDDAYLSSLLTLKENQDIALDMKLVYTPLHGAGLVPVSEGLRAFGFQEVHIVEQQAVQDGDFPTVSYPNPEESKAFELAMNLGAQVGADLLLATDPDSDRLGVAVKSGESYELLTGNQLGALLLHYLLSTKQQHGTLPSNGVMLKTIVTSELGTHIAEKFGVMTVNTLTGFKYIAEKIAEYEQTGDYSYVFGYEESYGYLIETFVRDKDAVQVALKVAEMAAFYTKKGQTLLDGLQSLFEQFGTYQEALVSQVFEGKNGQEEMKAILNNLRQNAPTSIGGIAVKRFEDYLTGISTLADGTTENITLPKENVLKYVLEDSSWVAIRPSGTEPKCKFYFGVVGQTAEEAKDKLKRLQATFAEVGA
- the galE gene encoding UDP-glucose 4-epimerase GalE, yielding MILVVGGAGYIGSHFVKELVKDYDVVVLDNLSTGHRWAVDAKAIFIQGDLGDSTIVQRIFDTYKIEAVIHFAAFSLVAESVIDPMKYYENNVAATLNLLKGMKRNEINKFIFSSTAATYGMPTVDFIDEKTPTNPINPYGQSKLMVEQMLADFAQSYQMKYVVLRYFNAAGAHETADIGESHNPETHLIPIILQHLGGQRDSISVFGTDYETPDGTCIRDYIHVTDLAKAHLLALEALLSSSIETATYNLGNGNGYSVKQIIETCELVTGKKANVQYAKRRAGDPAKLVANAGKIYAELGWKAQLDIQDIIKSAWTWHKRQF
- a CDS encoding Fic family protein; this encodes MAIQGLLPLPVGLETKEALKIYRKLSDVSNKISRLDEKFNHSIVGENLIRILSLSESVQSTRIEGTQVTFSDLVEEQDDQHPRWEIIEVMNYQKALLEGFDYIKQGYPLTTHIIQKLNETLMDGGRGTNQASGKFRKIQNFIGPTKKIEDASYIPIPANEIDEFMENWEYFINGHPYGKMLSVKHLNAEQEVLNEESNPLLKAAIIHAQFESIHPFLDGNGRLGRIIIVLYLIQAEIIAKPIFFVSEELERERMRYYDLLNGVRGKIPDWASWILFFLNACDRMAQKLNTKLDLAEKLAIAGLQKCEKESERRVWLYTFRDPNTTAIKAADALDLSANTARMALNSLTEKELIFTDHYTKRNKKYKNYDLLQILN
- a CDS encoding glucose-6-phosphate isomerase, with the protein product MVFAEIVKTTLLNCSLDDNDLIQYKNRVKNIHNALPHYPLTGWIESPLQNHEGLLTSIERVASEIRACADVLVVVGVGGSFLGARAIQEALMPYFGLAKGGIEVVYVGLNMSGAYIKELLAYLDTKQVYVNVISKSGGTMEPALAFRVMRLYMEERYGEKVTERIIVTTDAEKGILKGIADKAGYRQFVIPADVGGRYSVLTPVGLLSVAVAGVDIRALMDGARYAATELAEEDLGHNDAYKYAVMRHMLYEQGYTIELLASFEPGLNKFHEWWKQLFGESEGKAHKGLYPSTVNFSTDLHAIGQFIQEGSRVMFETLLHFHEIEGDLAVPFDARNEDGLNYLSTRTFNEINAISKQGTALAHAEGQVPVIQLELPKLDAYHLGYLIYFFMKACAMSACLLEVNPFDQPGVEAYKRKMLELLKEEKVINK